Within the Magnetospirillum sp. ME-1 genome, the region CCAACTACGCCACGCATCTCACCATGTGGCAGCACAAGACGATCAGCACCTACGTCCGCAAGGTGCTCAATTCTGAGATCGATCTCGATGCCCTGGCACGGGCCCGGGAGGACATCTCAGCGATGGTGGCCGAGGCCAGCCTCCATCTCATGGATCACCTTGAACTTGGCCTCGTTGAGATCCCTGTAATAGGCCAACGATCTGTGCCAGAGGACCCCAATGAAGAGGGCCGCCATGGCCAACACCAATTGCAGCGGCTTTGCCTTGTCCGAGAGTTTATCCGGAACCAACGCGAAGGCCGTGGCCGCCGCGGAGAGCACCAGCATGTACATATTGCTGGCCTGCATCCTGCGGGCGCTGACCCGATCCGCCATCTCGACATAGAGCTTGTACTGGTCGAGTAGGTGAACCTCGAATTTGTCCTCGGGATACCCTTCACGCTTGGCTTGCAGCGCAGATATCGGCTTGTCGGCGATCTCGGACATCAGATCGAATGCCTACGCACGGCATCGACTATGCTGGCGGTATTCCATCCAACGATTTCGCGGGCGGCCTGAGTAACAGCCTGTGGCATCATCTGGGATCCCCAGGGTCGAATGCCCACGATCGGCTTGTTATAGGATCTGGCTATGTCGATCTCCTTCTGGATCCAATCCCGGTAGGAGACATACATGCCGCCGATAATCAGCACGCAGTTGACCGGGCGAATCTGGCGATCGAGTTCACTCGTCAGCTTGGCCGCACTCCCACCCGTCAACGGATCGGTCTTTGGGACCGAATAGTTGCGCCAGGCAAAAAACGGTGCTGCGTTCAGGAAATCGACGAGCTTGGCGTACACCTCGGTGTAAGTCCAAGCATGCGAAATGAACAGATCGTATGTCTTCAGCGCGGGCATTGGACCCACTCCCCAACCACCAATTGGCGCAATATATCTTCACGTGCCGATGAACGCAAGATGTTGTCATGTGGCGACGCGATAACGCTAGATGGAGTATCAAGCGCCTCTGGCTAAATTCCCCTCCCAATGAGCGCAGGGAGACAGACTTAGGAATCCGGGGGCGTCAAGACTGATTTTCAGATGATTCAGCGATCACTGAATATTGACTTATTAGTGCCATGTTTATAATAGATTTATTGATCTCAGATTGAGATGATCCGGGCATCAAATTTCCACGGATCAAGGAGATCAATCATGAGCACCGCCCCTGTCGTTGATTTTGCTGTTCGCCCCTTGCCCAGCAAGCGGCACCTTCGCAACGCCACCAAGCTGCTGCTGGAGGTCCATGCCTTGAGCAAGGTCTCCCGTCAGGAGCTTTGCGATCACCTGGGCATTCAACCCACCAATCTTTCGAACTGGAACAGCTTCGTCGAATGCAAGATTGATGGCGGGGCTCCGTCGGTGGAAACAGCCCGGCGGCTGCTTGACTTCTGCGCCCCGTATCTGCTGGCTAAGAATTCGGTTTTGCTGACCGATGTCCTGAAGGACGCCATCCTCATTTCCATGATCCTTGATCGGGACGATACGCCGACCGAACAGATCCTGCGGGGATTGACCTATAACGTCGACCGCGAGTTGAACAAGTTTCGGAAGTTGATCGTTCGCCATTCAGCCAAGTTGCCGAACCGTCTGAAGAAGCGGTATGGCCCCGTGGGGTTCCAGGAACACTTCACCGACCGTAAGAACGTCCATGTCGGGAATTGGGCGGAGTATTACAAGCCGGACGACATCGAGCGGCAAATGATCATCGAGTCGTATGGCTACAAGTTCCTGCGCATCAATCGGTTCAACCTCGGGGCGGACCCCGCACAGACCCTGTCACGTCGCCTATCTTAAGAGCGAATGGGGGCCGATCAGCGACTATTGGCCTTGCGTATCGTTCTCCAAGAAATCCGTTGCCACTCGCCTGAGTGCCTTCCGACCGGGCATCGACATCCTGATCTACGTTGGCACCACGAGCCCCAGCTCGACCGAAGACCCACTCCACCGCAGCCGGATCATATCGGCGGTAGTCATCCAGCCCGGCCAAGTTTTGGCTACGAAAGAGATCATCCCAGAGGCTTCGTGGCAGGAGTCAGTCCGCCATTGGGGAGAAAATCGATGGGGACATGCGATGGCTGTCACCCGGGCGGCAGTCATGGCCGGACCGCCC harbors:
- a CDS encoding RipA family octameric membrane protein — protein: MSEIADKPISALQAKREGYPEDKFEVHLLDQYKLYVEMADRVSARRMQASNMYMLVLSAAATAFALVPDKLSDKAKPLQLVLAMAALFIGVLWHRSLAYYRDLNEAKFKVIHEMEAGLGHHR
- a CDS encoding TIR domain-containing protein — encoded protein: MPALKTYDLFISHAWTYTEVYAKLVDFLNAAPFFAWRNYSVPKTDPLTGGSAAKLTSELDRQIRPVNCVLIIGGMYVSYRDWIQKEIDIARSYNKPIVGIRPWGSQMMPQAVTQAAREIVGWNTASIVDAVRRHSI